AATGGGTGAAAAGGTAAACATGAGTTTTTTACCCGCCCAATCTTTCAGTAGTTTCGTGGACATCTTTCTTTTCATAACGTTCTTAAGTTGGGCCTCAATTTCTAGATGATTGAGGTCCATTTCTATGTCTTCTGGCAAATACGGAGAGGGTCTATTCATAATTTCCGAGATAGAGTAATTAGCACTCACTGGTTTAAGGCGCGTGTCAAAGGCAATGATCCCTTCGGAAATACTCGATATGATATCCTTTAATTTTCCTTTCTCTTGAAAAAGCTCATTTATTGTAGAGCCTAGCTCATTAGCCAAAAGGTCGAGTGAATTCCCAAGCTGCCCCAATTCATCCGTGCGCTTTACCCCTGTTCTTGCTGAATAATTCCCCTTCATTATTTCTAGCGCAGTTCGATTCATTGCGTGCAAGGGACGGGTAAAGAGCAGGGAGTAAAATATCCCTAATCCTACCGCAAGAAGTAATGCGGCTAGAAGACTAATCAGTAAAATACGCACGGCACGGTTCAGCGTTTCTGTAACGCCTATTACAGGTGAATGGAGAAGCACGGAGCCAATGGTTGCCTGATTGGAATCAACGATCGGGACGCCCACAGTTATCGTTGCTTCGTTATAGACGCTACTAAAACTTTCGCTGATGGATTCCTTTCCGGAGAGAACCTCTTGAATGACGTTTTCAGCCTCCTCAGGTAAGGGAACTGAATTTGTCAAAGAACCCTGACCCATACCCTTTCCTTTCCCCTGCCCCATGCCCATGCCTGACCCCATTCCAGACATTAGTGATAAGTTACCTTTTTTGTCAGTTATCCATACTTTAGATTCAGTTAAAGTATCAAGAGAGCGCATGTATCCCCCAAAACCGCGCATCTGGCCATTCATGCCATTGATACCGTTCGGACTGTTCAGATCCATGCTTTGGATGTACTCGGCCACAGCAACCGAAATACTTCTTGCACTAGCCAACATAGTCTTTTCCCGGCTATCAAAAGCATATTGCCTAAACATTTGAATAAAGAATATCCCTATGGCCATCATCGAGATGAGCACAATGATGACAAAAGCTGCCGTTAATTTAAAGGCAATTTTATTTTTAAGCATGTTTGACCTCAAATTTATATCCTACACCCCAGATGGTTTTAATATCCCAGCTAAAGGTTTCAGGAAGGTTTATTTTTGATCTAAGCCGTTTGATATGGGTGTCCACAGTTCGTGCATCGCCAAAATACTCATAACCCCACACACTGTTCAAAAGGTTATCTCGCGAGAAAACCTTTCCTGGGTTGGATGCCAAAACCCATAAAATTTCGATTTCCTTCTTAGTAAGACTTATTGCCTGTCCCTCAATCAAGACCTCATAGTCCGATAAATTAATTTTTAGGCCTGGGTGATAGATAACCTCTCCGCCTTGTTCATCAGAAAACTCAAGGCGCCTTAAAACAGCACGAATTCGCGCCATGACTTCTCCTGGGCTAAAAGGTTTTACAATATAGTCATCCGCACCAATATCAAGCCCCATGATGCGATCTCCATCTTCTCCTTTGGCCGTTATCATGATAATTGGTACATTTGAACTTTGGCGAATCTCTCGGCAAACCACAAAACCGTCTTTTTTAGGCATCATGACATCCAACAGTAAAAGCAATGGTTTATATTCGATAAACTTCTTAATTGTCTCTTCACCATCATGCGCAACAATCGGCGAATACCCTTCTTTGGTGACATAGGTCGTTAATATATCAAGGATGCCCTCATTATCATCCGCAATGAGTAGATACTTGGTCAAAATCATTCCCCCTCCTATATAGTTTATCATTAATTCAATTCCAGTTTGTGTCATATTTAAGGCAAATAAATGAAATGCCATAGTTGTTTCAAACATCTGACAAACTTTTGCCATAATCTTTCGATAATATTGAGACACGGGTTAGATCAAACCAAATCGAAAAGGAGCATATTTGTATGAAAAACTTTAAGAAACTCGTGGCAGCTGCCACAATTATTGGAATTGTAGGAGTGGTAGGAGTAGCCGGTGCTTCCTATACCACTGGCTCAACTTCGCCAGCGAGTATTGTCGCTGGGTTGACCGGTCAATCCGTAGACCAAGTTATGGCAGCGCGAGCAGCAGGTAAAACCTATGGAGCCATTGCTAAAGATGTAAGAAAATTAGATGAGTTCAAAGCTGAGAATTTCGAGCAGAAAAAGGCGGCTCTTGATCAAAGGGTAAAGGATGGCTATTTGACTCAAGAACAGGCGGATACACTCTATAATTCCATGAAGGCTAACCAGGCAACTTGTGACGCAACTGGCACTGCGACAACAGGCCAAGGAAAAGGCTTAGGTTTTGGACAGGGGCAAGGAATGGGCGCTGGTGCCGGGCAACGTAATGGTAGTGGTATGAGTAGAGCTATGAAAACAAGGAACCTTTCAAACTAATACGTTATAAACCTCATACTACCATTTCTTTTATCAGTCATGCCATCTCGATCTGCTTTCCCTCAAGGGCAATTCGACTCTTCAGAGATACGAAAAAGGAACCACTCTTCAGATCTTCCTGATCTGAAGAGTGGTTCCTTTTTGTCATTTGGCACAGAACTCATGGCTTCTTGTTCTTGTAAGGCCTTTTTACGTTTGATAATTCACCAAATGCCGAAAAATTTTCAGTTCAATATCCTCCTTTTACTTCTTCTGCAATGATATGCTCTTATTATGCATAGTATCCGTCAGCAAAAAGCAAATAGCCCCTATACATACCCCTATTAGCTAGCTTTTAATTACAAGTCCCAAAAGCTTTGAGAAAGATATTACTTGTTCAGGATAAACAATACATCCATATAGGTCTTCGACGGTTACCCCTAACCCATCTAGTTTACAACTACTTAAATCAATTCCTTTTAGTTTTGTTCCTGACATTCCGGTCTGCTGTAAATTAGAATTGTTAAAACCTACTTTTAAAAACTTAGATTTAAAAAAATCAGCATTAGATAATAAACAATTATTGAAAATTACTTGCTTACAATCCGAAAAACGAAATAAAGCATAACTTCCATTGCAGTTATCAAACAGTACATTTCTCAGAGCAGATTCACTCATATTCGTTCCAACAATTTTACAGTTAATCATCTCTACCCTATGTAGGACAGACTCGCTTAGATCCAGATTCGATAAATCACAGTTTTCAAACTTAACATCTGTTAAATCAAGGTACTTAAATGAAACCTCTTTAAATGTCACATTTTTTAAAATTAGTTCTTTAAAGGATACATGATCGGCAGTTTGATTCTCTATTAAGCTATTACTAATAATACCCCCAGTAAAAGAATCTTCAGGTTTGAATATTTTATTATCAAACGAAAGCATGTCGAATTTTTTCGGGAAATTAGGGGGTAGTATTTTTAAACTTGATATTCTATCTTCCATTTAGAAATCCCTCCAACGTGTAAACTACTTTTGAGATTGTCATAGTTAAGTTAGTACAACGGCTGTTTGAAGAATACTACAAAGCTTGTTAATGGTCAACAAAGCCCTCCCGATCAAGAAGCAACGGACTGCATCCCCATTCTAAGATCATTGCGAAGGCCGAAGTTAAAATAATTAATCTTCACAAAATCTTAAGGAAATCTGGACACTATGATCAGATTATTTTAAGTGATTAGCCAAATACTACTATAGTGGTTAAACACAAACTAACTAAATTAAAGGGGGACGAAAAATGAACTTGAAAAAGACAACTATTTTAATTACAGGAGTTTTAGCTATGACAATGAGTGCTGGGGTTGCATATGCGCTTCCAGCCACCAATGCAACTCCGCCCACTACCGGAATTGTTTCAACTGATAAAGTCGGGGATAAGGCTAAGGTTCATCATAGACGAAATTGCGGAGTTTCGTTTGCCAAAATTCTCGAAATGGACCCCAAATTACTCGAACAGGAATTGAAGTCCGGTAAAACTTTGGCTCAAATTGCAGTCGCCAAGGGAATCACTGCTGATATATTAACGCAAAAGATTAAAGCGGAATTTGACAAAAACATTAATGATGCTGTAACAAACGGAAAGCTGAGCAACGAAAAGGCTACTGAGCTTAAAGCAAAAACTTCTGAAAAAGCTGCCAACCTAGTAAACAAATCTTTGACTGGGCCTAGAGGAGACGTTGGCAAAAGAAATGAATTTAAGGCTGTTCGGCAGCAAATTTCAGCTTTTCTAGGTGTGGAAGAAACTCAGCTTAAAGACAAACTAAAAAGTGGCATGTCCCTTGTCGAAATAGCCAAAGAAAAGGGCATTGAAAAAAATGCTCTGATCTCCAAGGTTCAATCAATTATGAAAGCAGATTTGGACCAAGCCCTTAAAAGTAAAAAGATTACAGCAGACGAAGCTACTCAAATAGAGAGCAAGCTTCCTCAAATGATTGAACGTATGGTTAATCATGTTAATGCTCCAAAATAAATAAGCAAACAAATGCCCACAGCTCAGCTGTGGGCATTTGTTTGCTTATTTATTTTATGTTAGCACAGGACTTATTGAAGTGACACAGACTCGTTTATACTATCGGTTAATTTGAGATAACTTCGGTGAAAAGCCAAGATTTTTCTTTCAGATCTCTTCCCTTTACTACGACCGTGTTTCCATAGACTTCTATATACAATCCCTTTATGAGTGGCTCTCTCGTTCTACCTTGACCTTGCGCATGCTGCACAATGGTATAATGTACCGCACCAGTATGGACTTTAGTATAAGGTTGATTTAATACCACACTTTTATCCGTCAAATCAGCGTGAGTGTGTGAATTAAAAAGTATGACTTCCGGATATTGGGCAAGTATTTTTTTAAGATTGTCACTTTGATCTGATTCAACCCATCCGTTATTGGGGTTACTATTGAATGGTTGATGGAGAAAAACAAACATTGGTTTACCCGATAGATAATTTTTGGCTAATTTGTCCTTTAACCATGTCTGTTGTTCAACCGAGATATAAGCTCTAATGGAATCAAGGGTATAGGAATTACCATCCTCAGACCCTAAAGAGATAAAATGATAACCATTAATCCAACGATCGTGATAGACCTTTTCTTCACCCGCGAATTCAAGGTAGCGACTGATAAAGGTCTTCACATCCTGGGAAGTATTTTTTTCGATATTATAGTTGAAAAATTCATGATTCCCAATATTTCTGATGATCGTTTTGGGTAATAAAGACCTATTTTTAGAGAGAGTCCTTTTAAGCGCAGCGTATTGTTCAGTTATCCCCTGATCCACTGTATCTCCATTTAGTATCAGAGCGTTCATTTTTGGATTAATGCTATATAGATCATAGATTGCCTTTTGAAGGCTATCATTGTTGCCATGAACATCTCCTAAAACTGCGAAAGAGAGGTCGGCCTGAGTTATCTCGGAGTTATTCATCGTGTGTGACGATATAATGTCATGATTCTGAAAAAGCGATAGCCCAAACAGCATTAGGACACAAAGTATGCGTATTATCTTCTTCACTTTCGCCGCTCCCCCTCAGATTTATAATTATAATATAGGGATGGCATTCGACATTCGATTTTGAATTCCCTGCAAACGTTCCTGATCCTCGCCTTCAATGTGGGTACACGGCAGAGTTTTAGAGGCTGCATCCATCCATGTGTTTCAATGATGTTATTCCAGCCGTGTGGATCGAAGGGGTGGAACCTCGACCCCATAGACGTTTAAATGCTTGAAAATCGTTCGTT
This sequence is a window from Desulfosporosinus sp. Sb-LF. Protein-coding genes within it:
- a CDS encoding ATP-binding protein, with the translated sequence MLKNKIAFKLTAAFVIIVLISMMAIGIFFIQMFRQYAFDSREKTMLASARSISVAVAEYIQSMDLNSPNGINGMNGQMRGFGGYMRSLDTLTESKVWITDKKGNLSLMSGMGSGMGMGQGKGKGMGQGSLTNSVPLPEEAENVIQEVLSGKESISESFSSVYNEATITVGVPIVDSNQATIGSVLLHSPVIGVTETLNRAVRILLISLLAALLLAVGLGIFYSLLFTRPLHAMNRTALEIMKGNYSARTGVKRTDELGQLGNSLDLLANELGSTINELFQEKGKLKDIISSISEGIIAFDTRLKPVSANYSISEIMNRPSPYLPEDIEMDLNHLEIEAQLKNVMKRKMSTKLLKDWAGKKLMFTFSPILDNNGKITGSVALVQDISESMRLEQLRRDFVANVSHEFRTPLTVIRGSIEALVDGTVGKSEEIKRYYQRMLSETRGLERLVGDLLELSRLQSGKITMNREKLHIPSLLSDVIKGLQTIAGKKGIEINYLSKQDVPPFLGDYDRLRQLFVIFIDNAIKYSPCDTKVTVETTLLELNTLSVIIRDQGYGIEADELTHIWDRFYKVDKSRKGKGTGLGLAIAKHLIELHDGRVSMQSELEKGTVIEIKLPLIVNGSKEHFANFEKKR
- a CDS encoding response regulator transcription factor, encoding MLTKYLLIADDNEGILDILTTYVTKEGYSPIVAHDGEETIKKFIEYKPLLLLLDVMMPKKDGFVVCREIRQSSNVPIIMITAKGEDGDRIMGLDIGADDYIVKPFSPGEVMARIRAVLRRLEFSDEQGGEVIYHPGLKINLSDYEVLIEGQAISLTKKEIEILWVLASNPGKVFSRDNLLNSVWGYEYFGDARTVDTHIKRLRSKINLPETFSWDIKTIWGVGYKFEVKHA
- a CDS encoding pentapeptide repeat-containing protein; the encoded protein is MEDRISSLKILPPNFPKKFDMLSFDNKIFKPEDSFTGGIISNSLIENQTADHVSFKELILKNVTFKEVSFKYLDLTDVKFENCDLSNLDLSESVLHRVEMINCKIVGTNMSESALRNVLFDNCNGSYALFRFSDCKQVIFNNCLLSNADFFKSKFLKVGFNNSNLQQTGMSGTKLKGIDLSSCKLDGLGVTVEDLYGCIVYPEQVISFSKLLGLVIKS
- a CDS encoding metallophosphoesterase yields the protein MKKIIRILCVLMLFGLSLFQNHDIISSHTMNNSEITQADLSFAVLGDVHGNNDSLQKAIYDLYSINPKMNALILNGDTVDQGITEQYAALKRTLSKNRSLLPKTIIRNIGNHEFFNYNIEKNTSQDVKTFISRYLEFAGEEKVYHDRWINGYHFISLGSEDGNSYTLDSIRAYISVEQQTWLKDKLAKNYLSGKPMFVFLHQPFNSNPNNGWVESDQSDNLKKILAQYPEVILFNSHTHADLTDKSVVLNQPYTKVHTGAVHYTIVQHAQGQGRTREPLIKGLYIEVYGNTVVVKGRDLKEKSWLFTEVISN